CCATTGGCGATAATACTGTGATTGGGGCAGGTAGCGTCGTTACCAAAGATATTCCCGCCAATGTGGTTGCAGTGGGTAATCCCTGTCGAGTTTTGAGAACCATCGATTAGTTAGCGATCGTCGTGTTCCAACCGTTTGCCGAGGCTCACCGCATCGTCAATTGTGAACCCCAACTGCTGATAAAACTCAATCACCTCGCGATTGCTCGATCGCACCAACAGGCTAATTTTAGGGCAACCCATTTCGCGTAACCGTCGCTCGGCTTCTGCCATGATTGCTTTGCCAAGTCCCTGTCGCTGATGCTGGGGAGCCACCGCCAGATAATTAATCCAACCCCGATGCCCTTCATAGCCTGCCATCACCGTTGCAGCGATCGCCTGCTCAATGACACCAACCAAAAAGAGTTGGGGTTGTATCTGAAGTTTGCGACGAATATCTTTGTGAGGGTCGTTCCAGGGACGAGTCAAACCGCACTGCTGCCATAACGCAATGACCGCCGACTCATCCGCTGGCTCAAACACGCGAATGATCATGTCACACTGGGTTGTGATTGGCGACTGCTAGAAGCTTGCAACAACACAATGATAAAAACAAGACCAAAAAATACATCACTGAAACCCACTAAAGCGGAGATCCAGGGCAACGTTCCATTGAACCAGTACACCAGCAAGATCACACCAATCGACAACTTAAATGCAGCTGACACTGCAATAAAGAATTTTTGGAGTTGATTAGTCCAGGCAACATAGGCATAACCCACGCCCAAAATAAAAATCCAGGCAGTAATGATCCACAGGCAAAACGGAGCGGCATCAGCAGGTAATCCAATCTTGATGCCACGGGTGAAATAGATGGGCGGAGAGAAGAAAACGGCTCCCAAAAAACTAATGGCAGCTGAGAGGTATAAGCAATAGCGAAACCACTGGGGGACGGGTTGTTCGGAAGCGAATGATGCAGTCATGATTATGGGGCTTTCCTACGAGTGAACTGTGGAAGGATGACTATTTAGATGTTGGTTCCTTGAAGATCCACTTCAAGGAATTGAGGGGGCTTTTCTAAATAAGACGT
Above is a window of Oscillatoria sp. FACHB-1407 DNA encoding:
- a CDS encoding GNAT family acetyltransferase, whose protein sequence is MIIRVFEPADESAVIALWQQCGLTRPWNDPHKDIRRKLQIQPQLFLVGVIEQAIAATVMAGYEGHRGWINYLAVAPQHQRQGLGKAIMAEAERRLREMGCPKISLLVRSSNREVIEFYQQLGFTIDDAVSLGKRLEHDDR